Proteins from a genomic interval of Sporolactobacillus sp. Y61:
- a CDS encoding ribose-phosphate diphosphokinase has translation MGSYLDPNLKVFSLNSNPDLSQQIADHIGIELGKCVVTSFSDGEIRISIEESIRGCEVYVIQSTCDPVNQHLMELLIMIDALKRASAKTINVVIPYYGYARQDRKARAREPITAKLVANLLETAGASRILTMDLHAPQIQGFFDIPVDQLLGVPTLSEYFLSKKIEDIVVVSPDHGGVTRARKMADRLKAPIAIIDKRRPRPNVSEVMNIIGDIQGKTAIIIDDIIDTAGTITLAANALVERGAKKVYACCTHPVLSGPAIERIQASAISKLVVTNTIPLPAEKQIDKIVQLSVAPLIGEAIIRIHEKLSVSRLFN, from the coding sequence ATGGGCAGCTATTTAGATCCGAATCTTAAAGTATTCAGCCTCAACTCCAACCCCGACCTTTCACAACAGATCGCGGATCATATCGGTATTGAATTGGGGAAGTGTGTGGTCACTTCATTCAGTGATGGTGAAATTCGAATCAGCATTGAAGAAAGTATTCGTGGCTGTGAAGTATACGTGATTCAATCCACGTGCGATCCTGTGAACCAGCATTTGATGGAACTTTTGATCATGATTGATGCTCTGAAACGGGCGTCCGCCAAGACGATCAACGTTGTGATCCCTTATTATGGCTACGCCAGGCAGGACCGGAAAGCCCGTGCCCGTGAGCCGATCACAGCGAAGCTCGTTGCCAATCTTCTGGAAACCGCGGGGGCAAGCCGAATTCTGACTATGGATCTTCACGCTCCCCAGATTCAGGGATTCTTTGATATTCCTGTTGATCAGCTCCTGGGTGTGCCAACTTTGTCCGAGTATTTTCTGAGTAAAAAGATTGAGGATATCGTGGTTGTTTCCCCGGATCATGGTGGCGTGACACGGGCACGCAAAATGGCGGACAGGCTTAAAGCACCAATTGCAATCATTGACAAGCGGCGTCCGCGTCCGAATGTTTCCGAAGTGATGAACATTATCGGGGATATTCAGGGTAAGACAGCGATTATTATTGATGATATTATTGATACGGCGGGTACCATTACACTGGCAGCAAACGCTCTGGTTGAGCGTGGAGCGAAAAAGGTGTATGCTTGCTGTACGCACCCTGTGTTATCAGGCCCTGCCATTGAAAGAATACAGGCATCGGCAATCAGTAAGCTGGTTGTGACCAATACGATTCCCCTGCCTGCAGAAAAACAGATAGACAAGATTGTCCAGCTATCGGTTGCCCCGCTCATCGGTGAAGCGATTATCCGCATTCATGAGAAGCTTTCGGTCAGCCGGCTGTTCAACTGA
- the pth gene encoding aminoacyl-tRNA hydrolase: protein MKVIAGLGNPGSEYEHTRHNIGFEVIDQLAARFSTKLTKTKFHALFAKTVICGEDVLLVKPLTYMNASGEAVGPLLGFYKLTADNLLVIQDDMDLPVGRIRLRQRGSAGGHNGIKSLIHHLHTEDFARIKVGIGHPERSRRAVVNYVLNGFSGEEKEWIAASIERAADAAADWVDTPFQQLMNKYNANNGTRMGE, encoded by the coding sequence GTGAAAGTTATCGCCGGACTGGGTAATCCCGGTTCTGAATACGAGCATACAAGACATAACATAGGTTTTGAAGTCATAGATCAACTGGCAGCACGCTTCAGCACGAAACTGACAAAAACAAAGTTTCATGCCCTGTTTGCTAAAACAGTGATCTGTGGTGAAGATGTTCTTCTGGTTAAGCCGCTGACCTATATGAATGCTTCCGGAGAAGCAGTCGGACCGCTCCTTGGTTTCTATAAACTGACTGCAGATAATCTGCTGGTCATTCAGGATGACATGGACCTTCCTGTCGGCAGAATCAGGTTGAGGCAGAGGGGAAGTGCAGGCGGACATAATGGCATCAAATCGCTGATTCATCATCTCCATACTGAGGACTTTGCCCGGATAAAGGTCGGCATCGGGCATCCCGAACGATCACGACGGGCTGTGGTGAACTATGTACTGAACGGATTTTCAGGTGAAGAAAAAGAATGGATCGCCGCAAGCATTGAACGGGCGGCAGACGCGGCGGCAGACTGGGTGGACACCCCTTTTCAGCAGTTGATGAATAAGTATAATGCGAATAACGGGACCCGGATGGGGGAATAA
- the yabQ gene encoding spore cortex biosynthesis protein YabQ, translating to MTLEDQFQSLGLMVLMGIWIGASFSVYHFFIRPEGKQRRILLLIADPLFWIMQALLLFSLLLPVNDGQLRLYLFLGILLGYSVYKALLEGPFMHGFIRLVAQIVQLWQFTAKTVRLLLLRPLFFLLKVVCKLCKMTLNTILRILLLLLNVPLKIIRGLLYLILPDKWLIRFRTEWVRFSRILMKGLAFLKGKVGK from the coding sequence ATGACACTGGAAGATCAGTTTCAATCTCTTGGCCTGATGGTTCTGATGGGGATCTGGATCGGCGCCTCCTTTTCGGTTTATCACTTTTTTATCCGACCTGAAGGGAAACAGCGCCGGATACTGCTCCTGATCGCAGACCCCCTGTTCTGGATCATGCAGGCTCTTTTGCTGTTTTCCCTGCTGCTCCCGGTCAATGATGGACAGCTTCGTCTTTATCTTTTCCTGGGCATTCTGCTTGGGTATTCAGTTTATAAAGCGTTGCTGGAAGGGCCGTTTATGCACGGGTTCATCCGTCTGGTTGCTCAAATTGTCCAATTGTGGCAATTTACCGCAAAGACTGTCCGTCTTTTATTGCTGCGTCCGCTCTTTTTCCTATTGAAGGTTGTCTGTAAATTGTGTAAAATGACGTTGAACACCATTTTGCGCATTCTGCTCTTACTGCTGAATGTTCCTCTGAAGATCATCCGCGGTCTCCTCTATCTTATTCTGCCGGACAAGTGGCTGATTCGTTTCAGGACAGAGTGGGTTCGTTTTTCCCGTATTTTAATGAAAGGCCTGGCATTCCTGAAGGGGAAAGTCGGCAAATAA
- a CDS encoding RNA-binding S4 domain-containing protein: MRLDKFLKISRLIKRRTVAKEMADQGRVDINGRPGKASSDVQTGDVLVLHFGQKKLTIRITLLKETVKKEEAASLYEIIDEKPSA, from the coding sequence ATGAGACTGGATAAATTTCTGAAGATTTCTCGCCTGATTAAGAGACGGACGGTTGCAAAGGAGATGGCGGATCAGGGCCGCGTGGATATCAACGGTCGGCCGGGGAAAGCGAGCAGTGATGTCCAGACCGGTGATGTGCTGGTCCTGCATTTCGGCCAGAAAAAGCTGACTATACGGATTACCCTTTTGAAAGAAACGGTAAAGAAGGAAGAAGCCGCTTCATTGTACGAAATTATTGATGAAAAGCCTTCAGCCTGA
- the mfd gene encoding transcription-repair coupling factor produces the protein MLGLSTLYNQKVSEIRTVLEGYAEGMTRQLLSGLSGGAKALWIASLYRQRPGTVVAVTHNLYQGQKLFNDLSELIDSEELFMYPANDLIASEFATASPELLAQRIDVLNHLVLGKKCLIVVPAAGLKKLLAPPHVWKKGMMRFEAGAQVDLDQTLKRFEEIGYEREPMVTGPGQFSLRGGIIDIFPLTEEHPLRIELFDDEVDSIRYFDSETQRSLETVQKSPVIGPARELLLYDESYERAAAALEKMLAKTLNKVTDSSVKALLSERIGADLEALKQHETFPDIAKYTRLFYIKAETLTDYLPSDALVVFDEVSRIQEMAARLDHEEAEWQVDMLQKGAIVADLLITRDWTSLEEQLKQPILLLSLFLRYHGPFQPQNVIHLTCRSMQNFHGQINLLKTEVDRWMNSDFAVVFLASGRERAERLEQVLEDYGIDAEQASDKALPEFGRNQIMIGNFDNGFEMPLQKLAVITEKEVFTRKAGKKRHKGRKLSNAERLKNYNELKVGDYVVHVDHGIGRYAGTETLEVNGTHKDYLQIIYKGNDKLYVPVEHIDQVQKYVSSEGKEPKIYSLGGGEWKKVKSRAKSSIQNIADDLIKLYAKREASRGFAFPKDGAAQKAFEAAFPYQETADQLQAIEEIKKDMESEKPMDRLLCGDVGYGKTEVALRAAFKAIEGGKQVAFLVPTTILAQQHYETARERFEDFPVSLGVMSRFRSRKEQTETIKGLKNGTTDMVIGTHRLLSKDVRFKDLGLLIVDEEQRFGVTHKEKIKRLKANIDVLTLTATPIPRTLHMSMLGVRDLSIIETPPENRFPVQTYVMEYNEALIREAIEREMARGGQIYFLYNRVETIQRMTEIISQLVPDANVTYAHGQMKESELEASMIDFLDGTDDVLVSTTIIETGVDIPNVNTLIVYDADKMGLAQLYQLRGRVGRSNRVAYAYFTYQRDKVMNEAAEKRLQAIKEFTELGSGFKIAMRDLSIRGAGNLLGAEQHGFIDSVGYDLYSQMLKEAVEERKSGQKSGQKREALPPKATIDIEADAYIPDAYIEDSIQKIDMYKRFKGAESLQDLDDLKDEMIDRFGDYPHEVADLFRIASLRVMADRLMIEEVSRKDTGLTVIFSEMGWRRLDREELFKSISKMNLDIGFASEGAKMKLTLREHVRRQNQFLDDALKFLKEMLPLQRTPEKAG, from the coding sequence ATGCTTGGCCTGAGCACACTCTATAATCAAAAAGTAAGTGAAATTCGTACCGTACTTGAAGGATATGCAGAGGGCATGACGCGGCAGCTCTTATCCGGATTGTCCGGAGGGGCGAAAGCGCTCTGGATAGCATCACTTTACCGGCAGCGACCTGGAACGGTTGTTGCTGTGACCCATAATCTGTACCAGGGCCAGAAGCTGTTTAATGATTTGTCTGAACTGATAGATTCAGAGGAATTGTTCATGTATCCGGCCAATGATCTGATTGCCTCGGAGTTTGCCACGGCAAGCCCGGAACTTCTGGCACAGAGGATTGATGTACTGAATCATCTGGTCCTTGGGAAAAAGTGTTTGATTGTGGTACCTGCAGCCGGACTGAAAAAACTTCTGGCTCCTCCGCACGTCTGGAAAAAAGGGATGATGCGTTTTGAGGCAGGGGCGCAGGTTGATCTTGATCAAACGCTCAAGAGATTTGAGGAAATCGGATATGAGCGCGAGCCGATGGTCACTGGCCCTGGTCAATTCAGCCTCAGAGGCGGCATTATCGATATTTTTCCACTGACCGAGGAGCACCCTCTGCGTATTGAGTTGTTTGATGATGAAGTCGACTCCATTCGCTACTTTGACAGTGAGACGCAGCGTTCCCTTGAGACCGTGCAAAAAAGCCCGGTGATCGGCCCGGCCCGGGAGCTTCTTCTGTATGATGAAAGTTATGAACGTGCGGCAGCGGCTCTTGAGAAAATGCTGGCAAAAACATTGAATAAGGTCACGGATTCTTCGGTGAAAGCGCTTTTAAGTGAAAGGATCGGAGCCGATCTGGAAGCACTGAAACAGCATGAGACCTTTCCGGATATCGCCAAATACACCCGGCTTTTCTATATCAAGGCCGAGACACTGACCGATTATCTGCCGTCTGATGCGCTGGTCGTGTTTGATGAGGTCAGCAGGATTCAGGAAATGGCTGCCCGGCTTGATCATGAAGAGGCAGAGTGGCAGGTCGATATGCTGCAAAAAGGGGCTATTGTAGCCGATTTACTGATTACCCGTGACTGGACGTCACTTGAGGAACAACTGAAGCAGCCGATTCTGCTTCTGTCCCTGTTTTTGCGTTATCACGGGCCGTTTCAGCCCCAGAATGTCATCCACTTAACGTGCCGGTCCATGCAGAATTTTCATGGACAGATCAATCTGCTGAAAACGGAAGTCGACCGGTGGATGAACAGTGATTTTGCCGTTGTGTTTCTTGCTTCCGGCAGGGAACGTGCTGAGCGGCTGGAACAAGTGCTGGAGGATTATGGAATCGATGCGGAACAGGCATCGGATAAGGCACTGCCGGAGTTCGGACGGAACCAGATTATGATTGGCAATTTTGATAATGGGTTTGAAATGCCGCTTCAGAAACTGGCTGTGATTACAGAAAAAGAAGTTTTTACCAGAAAAGCAGGGAAAAAACGTCATAAAGGCCGTAAGCTGTCCAATGCGGAACGTTTGAAAAATTACAATGAGCTGAAAGTCGGCGACTATGTGGTTCATGTCGATCACGGTATCGGGCGTTACGCAGGAACGGAAACCCTTGAAGTCAATGGAACGCATAAAGATTATCTTCAGATTATCTATAAAGGGAACGACAAGTTATATGTCCCTGTTGAACATATTGACCAGGTACAGAAATATGTCAGTTCGGAAGGAAAAGAACCGAAAATCTATTCTCTGGGCGGCGGGGAATGGAAGAAGGTTAAAAGCAGAGCAAAATCGTCCATTCAGAACATAGCCGATGATCTGATTAAGCTGTATGCAAAGCGCGAAGCAAGCAGGGGGTTTGCCTTTCCGAAAGACGGGGCGGCCCAGAAAGCATTTGAAGCCGCTTTTCCCTACCAGGAAACTGCCGATCAGCTTCAGGCGATTGAAGAAATTAAGAAAGATATGGAAAGTGAGAAGCCTATGGACCGCCTCCTGTGCGGTGACGTCGGTTATGGAAAGACCGAAGTGGCGCTGAGAGCTGCCTTTAAGGCTATTGAAGGCGGTAAACAGGTGGCCTTTCTTGTCCCTACAACGATACTTGCCCAGCAGCATTATGAGACAGCACGTGAGCGATTTGAAGATTTTCCCGTGTCGCTTGGCGTCATGAGTCGTTTTCGTTCGCGCAAGGAACAAACGGAGACGATTAAAGGGCTGAAAAACGGGACCACTGATATGGTGATCGGTACACACCGTCTGCTGTCGAAGGATGTCCGTTTTAAAGATCTGGGTCTTTTGATTGTCGATGAAGAGCAGCGTTTTGGGGTCACGCATAAAGAGAAAATCAAGCGACTTAAGGCAAATATTGATGTCCTGACCCTGACAGCGACGCCTATTCCGCGGACACTGCATATGTCGATGCTCGGCGTACGCGACCTGTCAATCATTGAGACGCCGCCGGAAAACCGATTTCCTGTGCAGACCTATGTTATGGAATACAATGAGGCCTTGATTCGCGAGGCGATTGAGCGTGAGATGGCCCGTGGCGGGCAAATCTATTTTCTGTACAACCGAGTTGAAACCATACAGCGGATGACTGAGATCATTTCACAGCTTGTTCCGGATGCCAACGTGACCTATGCTCATGGACAAATGAAGGAATCGGAGCTTGAAGCTTCCATGATCGATTTTCTCGATGGAACAGATGATGTGCTTGTCAGTACAACAATTATTGAGACCGGTGTCGATATTCCGAATGTGAATACGCTGATTGTTTATGATGCCGATAAGATGGGGCTGGCACAGCTTTACCAGCTGCGTGGCCGTGTCGGCCGATCTAACCGTGTGGCTTATGCCTATTTTACTTATCAGCGCGATAAGGTCATGAACGAGGCCGCAGAGAAACGGCTTCAGGCGATTAAGGAGTTCACTGAACTGGGATCCGGGTTCAAAATTGCGATGAGGGATCTGTCCATCCGCGGTGCCGGGAATCTGCTTGGGGCCGAGCAGCACGGATTTATTGATTCTGTGGGTTACGATCTGTATTCGCAAATGCTTAAAGAAGCTGTCGAGGAGCGGAAAAGCGGCCAGAAAAGCGGTCAGAAACGCGAGGCGCTTCCTCCAAAAGCCACCATCGATATTGAAGCGGATGCGTATATTCCTGATGCCTATATTGAGGATTCCATTCAGAAAATTGATATGTACAAGCGATTTAAAGGGGCAGAAAGTCTCCAGGATCTGGACGACCTTAAGGATGAGATGATCGACCGCTTTGGGGATTACCCGCATGAAGTTGCCGATCTTTTCCGGATTGCATCGCTTCGCGTGATGGCCGACAGGCTGATGATCGAAGAAGTCAGCAGGAAGGATACCGGCCTGACGGTCATTTTTTCGGAAATGGGCTGGAGAAGGCTGGACAGAGAAGAACTGTTCAAGTCGATTAGTAAAATGAATCTGGATATCGGCTTTGCTTCTGAAGGGGCAAAAATGAAATTAACGTTAAGGGAGCATGTACGAAGGCAAAATCAGTTTCTTGATGATGCTCTCAAATTTCTGAAGGAGATGCTGCCCCTTCAGAGGACCCCGGAAAAAGCCGGATAA
- a CDS encoding HU family DNA-binding protein, whose amino-acid sequence MNKNEVIQRVAGRTGFTRKETETIVNSLLDEIISALDHEEKVQFVGFGTFEVRRRASRTGRNPQTGESITIPATKVPGFRAGNKLKDAVKK is encoded by the coding sequence ATGAATAAAAATGAAGTGATTCAGAGGGTTGCCGGCCGGACCGGTTTTACCCGAAAAGAAACTGAAACGATTGTAAACAGTCTGCTTGATGAGATCATTTCAGCTTTGGATCATGAGGAAAAAGTACAGTTTGTCGGATTCGGGACATTTGAAGTGCGCAGGCGGGCAAGCAGAACCGGCAGGAATCCGCAAACCGGGGAGTCGATCACGATCCCGGCAACAAAGGTACCCGGATTCCGGGCAGGTAATAAATTGAAGGATGCTGTAAAAAAATGA
- a CDS encoding S1 domain-containing RNA-binding protein, translating to MSIEAGSKLKGKVSGITNFGAFVDLPGGKTGLVHISEVADRYVKDIHDVLSVGDEVTVKVLQVAPDGKIGLSIRKAVDKPKATSYRGPRGGNRGGNRRFTREPSFEDKISRYLKDSEDRLSTLKRQTESKRGGRGARRG from the coding sequence ATGTCAATTGAAGCGGGCAGCAAGCTGAAGGGTAAAGTGTCAGGTATAACCAACTTCGGGGCTTTTGTTGATTTGCCGGGCGGCAAAACAGGATTGGTTCACATTAGTGAAGTTGCAGATCGGTATGTTAAAGATATTCACGACGTTCTGTCGGTTGGAGATGAAGTAACGGTAAAGGTACTGCAGGTGGCACCTGACGGAAAAATCGGGCTGTCCATTCGCAAAGCTGTCGATAAACCGAAGGCGACCTCATACCGAGGACCAAGAGGAGGCAACCGAGGAGGCAACCGACGTTTTACCCGGGAGCCGAGCTTTGAAGATAAAATTTCCCGCTATCTGAAAGACAGTGAAGACCGCCTGTCCACACTTAAACGTCAGACAGAATCAAAACGGGGCGGCAGAGGTGCACGAAGAGGCTGA
- a CDS encoding polysaccharide biosynthesis protein encodes MDAFVREVRNKGSRIWRGAMTLTAAALLVKVMSVAYRLLYQNFAGDVGFYVYQQIYPFYAIAVAIGGTGFPIVIAKYLAESEAGGWRKQQILHHALIALLILCSLLFFLLFFVAGPLTKAMGDKSLEPLIRFTSTVYLFVPLIAVLRGYFQGRHENMLPTAVSQISEQMVRVLLIIGLSWYLFLHHGTPYQFGLAATAGSVIAPVSALVILMCFAGTRPLSRLVIRRSTRETFDGKLLREILETGCLFSILAMPLIAFQLADALTLIPLLGEAGVPDPRVAKGVYDRGYLLTQFGLIAAASLTATMIPGLARLTALKSRKEMQRQAGLALRLSLAFGLAAAAGLASLGKEVNIMLFRNAEGTPTFMLIAFVMMTLSVVLTSSGILEASGRPWLPFWHLLTGAIVKCGSNLLLVPLFSVSGAAVATLLATALTAWLNIWALRRFALLDNLPVTRLARLVGAVFIMVLTVWLWKSGIGGLMPQTRGSAAVVAVSGSIAGGLLFLVLLLLFRYFSPTDLIRLPLAGKHFQNRRKHC; translated from the coding sequence GTGGACGCATTTGTGCGTGAAGTCAGGAATAAAGGGAGCCGGATCTGGCGCGGAGCGATGACTCTGACCGCCGCCGCTCTATTGGTCAAGGTCATGAGTGTGGCCTACCGGCTCCTGTATCAGAATTTTGCCGGGGATGTCGGTTTTTACGTCTATCAGCAAATTTATCCGTTCTATGCGATTGCGGTAGCTATTGGCGGGACTGGATTTCCCATTGTCATCGCAAAGTATCTGGCCGAGTCTGAAGCAGGCGGGTGGAGAAAACAGCAGATTCTGCATCATGCCCTCATTGCGCTTCTTATATTGTGCAGTTTGCTGTTTTTTCTGCTTTTTTTTGTTGCCGGGCCTCTGACAAAGGCGATGGGTGATAAAAGTCTTGAACCGCTGATCCGGTTCACGTCAACCGTCTATCTGTTTGTTCCGCTGATTGCCGTTTTACGCGGCTATTTTCAGGGCAGACATGAAAATATGCTGCCTACAGCGGTTTCACAGATCAGCGAACAAATGGTTCGTGTGCTGCTGATCATCGGCCTGTCCTGGTACCTGTTTCTGCATCACGGGACGCCTTATCAATTCGGACTGGCGGCGACGGCCGGTTCGGTCATTGCACCTGTTTCGGCGCTGGTCATTCTGATGTGTTTTGCCGGTACACGGCCATTGTCACGCCTGGTGATCCGGCGCAGCACGCGAGAAACATTCGACGGGAAACTACTGAGAGAAATACTTGAAACGGGCTGCCTGTTCTCTATTCTGGCGATGCCTCTCATCGCATTCCAGCTGGCTGATGCGCTGACGCTGATCCCGCTGCTTGGAGAAGCCGGCGTCCCGGATCCACGGGTTGCGAAGGGGGTTTATGACCGGGGGTACCTGCTCACTCAGTTTGGGCTGATTGCTGCCGCTTCGCTGACGGCAACGATGATTCCCGGACTCGCCCGGCTGACTGCCCTGAAAAGCCGGAAAGAAATGCAGCGACAGGCGGGTCTTGCGCTGCGGCTCAGTCTTGCTTTCGGACTGGCAGCCGCCGCAGGACTCGCTTCCTTAGGTAAAGAAGTCAATATCATGCTGTTCCGAAATGCTGAAGGAACGCCGACCTTTATGCTGATTGCTTTTGTCATGATGACCCTGTCCGTTGTTCTGACGAGTTCAGGAATTCTGGAGGCGTCCGGCCGGCCGTGGCTGCCGTTCTGGCATTTGCTGACCGGGGCGATCGTAAAATGCGGCAGTAATCTGCTGCTCGTTCCCCTGTTCTCTGTTTCCGGTGCAGCCGTCGCGACCCTGCTTGCTACAGCGCTCACGGCATGGCTGAACATTTGGGCGTTGCGTCGCTTTGCGCTTCTGGACAACCTTCCGGTCACCCGTCTGGCCAGACTGGTTGGGGCTGTTTTTATCATGGTGCTGACCGTGTGGCTCTGGAAAAGCGGCATCGGCGGGCTGATGCCGCAGACGCGTGGATCGGCGGCTGTTGTAGCTGTGAGCGGCAGCATAGCAGGAGGACTCCTGTTTCTGGTTCTGCTGCTTCTTTTCAGGTACTTCAGTCCCACTGATCTGATCCGTCTCCCGCTGGCCGGTAAACATTTTCAGAACAGAAGGAAACATTGCTGA
- the spoVT gene encoding stage V sporulation protein T: MKATGIVRRIDDLGRVVIPKEIRRTLRIREGDPLEIFVDHDGEVILKKYSPMSELGDFAKEFTESLAEHSGKLAVISDRDAVIAVSGGPKKALMDKRIASAPEHAMELRQTLHEKNRGEQLIDGQDEYKGPYVIAPIIAGGDPIGTVMLIEKNDGTLTDVEIKLAETAAGFLGRQMEH; encoded by the coding sequence ATGAAAGCAACTGGCATTGTCCGCCGTATTGATGATCTCGGGCGGGTTGTCATTCCAAAGGAAATACGCCGCACACTGCGCATCCGGGAAGGGGATCCATTGGAGATCTTTGTCGATCATGACGGTGAAGTGATCTTGAAGAAGTATTCCCCGATGAGTGAGCTTGGGGATTTTGCCAAAGAATTTACGGAATCGCTGGCAGAGCACTCGGGTAAACTGGCAGTCATCAGCGACCGTGATGCAGTCATCGCCGTGTCAGGCGGACCGAAGAAAGCGTTGATGGATAAAAGGATCGCATCGGCTCCCGAACATGCAATGGAGCTCAGGCAGACCCTACATGAAAAAAACAGGGGCGAGCAGCTGATCGATGGTCAGGATGAGTATAAGGGGCCCTATGTCATCGCCCCGATTATTGCCGGCGGAGATCCGATTGGAACTGTGATGCTGATCGAAAAAAATGACGGAACGCTTACCGACGTGGAAATAAAACTGGCGGAAACAGCCGCCGGGTTTCTCGGCAGGCAAATGGAACACTAG
- the yabP gene encoding sporulation protein YabP, whose amino-acid sequence MVQFYGNQLPNKDKPVQNHDLILKSRKTIEITGVKHVESFDHEEFLLETVMGFLAVKGSSLKMQNLNVEQGVVVIEGRIFEISYLDDQNGAASKGFFGKLFR is encoded by the coding sequence ATGGTTCAATTTTATGGAAATCAGCTTCCGAATAAGGACAAGCCGGTACAAAATCATGATCTTATTCTGAAAAGCCGGAAGACGATTGAAATAACAGGGGTTAAACATGTCGAAAGTTTCGATCATGAAGAGTTCCTTCTGGAGACTGTTATGGGATTTCTTGCAGTTAAAGGTTCCTCACTGAAGATGCAGAATCTGAATGTGGAACAGGGCGTAGTCGTGATCGAAGGACGGATTTTTGAAATCAGTTATCTGGACGATCAGAATGGGGCAGCGTCCAAAGGCTTTTTCGGCAAACTGTTTCGATGA
- a CDS encoding 50S ribosomal protein L25, giving the protein MATLDAAIRDDSKKSITKALRREGKIPSVVYGKTIDNESISVNASALNKLLRKEGRNAIITLNIADQKPCTVMAHELQFNYLKGSIQHVDFLEINVNETIEAVVPVVLKGTEAVEVGEVVVNHQITELPVRALPNDLPGAIEVDVSGLSVGDSIRISDIKPAGNYTIVGGPEKVVVSVSYSGKNANEEAEETPEEAAPEENPAE; this is encoded by the coding sequence ATGGCGACGTTAGATGCAGCCATTCGTGACGATTCGAAAAAGTCGATCACCAAAGCATTAAGAAGAGAAGGAAAAATTCCGTCGGTTGTCTACGGTAAGACGATCGACAATGAATCAATCAGCGTAAATGCAAGCGCGTTAAACAAGTTGCTGAGAAAAGAAGGCAGAAATGCGATTATTACACTGAATATTGCAGATCAGAAACCGTGCACGGTTATGGCACATGAACTGCAGTTTAATTATCTGAAAGGTAGCATTCAGCATGTTGATTTTCTGGAAATTAATGTCAATGAAACGATAGAAGCGGTGGTTCCTGTCGTCCTCAAGGGCACCGAAGCGGTTGAAGTTGGAGAAGTTGTTGTCAACCATCAGATTACCGAACTGCCTGTCCGTGCACTGCCGAATGATCTTCCGGGGGCGATTGAAGTCGATGTGTCCGGCCTTTCTGTTGGTGACAGTATCCGTATCAGTGATATTAAACCTGCAGGAAACTATACGATTGTCGGGGGCCCCGAGAAAGTTGTTGTTTCTGTTTCCTACAGCGGAAAGAATGCGAATGAAGAAGCAGAAGAAACCCCTGAGGAAGCTGCTCCTGAGGAAAATCCGGCTGAATAA
- a CDS encoding septum formation initiator family protein produces MDQMVSQRVTRLRTEYVQTREIAEKRKKKRRRGLIRRLAAFAVVFTVICTVMAASLVAQGHQMDQALAHKAALEKQIDTSDKHISQLKKEITLLHDDDYIGQIARRDYLMSDQDKNEIIFSRPGQEEH; encoded by the coding sequence ATGGATCAAATGGTATCACAGCGTGTGACGCGGCTCCGGACAGAATATGTTCAGACCCGGGAGATTGCCGAAAAACGAAAGAAGAAACGCCGCAGAGGACTGATACGCCGGCTGGCGGCGTTTGCCGTTGTGTTTACTGTGATCTGTACGGTGATGGCTGCCTCCCTTGTTGCCCAGGGGCATCAGATGGATCAGGCCCTTGCACATAAAGCGGCACTGGAAAAACAGATTGATACTTCCGATAAACATATCAGTCAGTTGAAGAAGGAGATTACGCTCCTTCATGATGACGATTACATTGGTCAAATCGCGCGACGTGATTATCTGATGTCTGATCAGGATAAAAATGAAATCATTTTTTCCCGGCCTGGACAGGAAGAACATTGA